A genomic window from Polaribacter gangjinensis includes:
- a CDS encoding 1,4-dihydroxy-2-naphthoyl-CoA synthase — protein sequence MIQPEWKTAKEYEDITYKKCNGVARIAFNRPDVRNAFRPKTTKELYDAFYDAGEDTSIGVVLLSAEGPSSKDGVYSFCSGGDQKARGHQGYVGEDGYHRLNILEVQRLIRFMPKAVIAVVPGWAVGGGHSLHVVCDLTLASKEHAIFKQTDADVTSFDGGYGSAYLAKMVGQKKAREIFFLGRNYSAQEAFEMGMVNAVIPHAELENTAYEWAQEILAKSPTSIKMLKFAMNLTDDGMVGQQVFAGEATRLAYMTDEAKEGRDAFLEKRKPNFPKKWIP from the coding sequence ATGATACAACCTGAATGGAAAACTGCGAAAGAATACGAAGATATTACCTATAAAAAATGCAACGGAGTAGCAAGAATCGCCTTTAACAGACCGGATGTTAGGAATGCTTTTCGACCAAAAACCACCAAGGAATTGTACGATGCTTTTTACGATGCAGGTGAAGACACTTCTATAGGAGTTGTTTTATTATCTGCTGAAGGACCAAGTTCAAAAGATGGAGTGTATTCATTTTGTTCTGGTGGTGATCAAAAAGCACGAGGTCATCAAGGTTATGTTGGTGAGGATGGATATCATAGATTGAATATTTTAGAAGTTCAAAGACTCATTCGTTTCATGCCAAAAGCTGTGATTGCGGTCGTTCCAGGTTGGGCAGTTGGAGGTGGACACAGTTTACATGTTGTGTGCGATTTAACATTGGCATCCAAAGAACATGCAATTTTTAAACAAACGGATGCTGATGTAACCTCATTTGATGGTGGTTATGGTTCTGCATATTTGGCAAAAATGGTGGGTCAAAAAAAGGCTCGTGAAATTTTCTTTTTAGGAAGAAATTACTCTGCTCAAGAAGCTTTTGAAATGGGAATGGTAAATGCTGTAATTCCACATGCGGAGTTAGAAAACACGGCTTATGAATGGGCGCAAGAGATTTTAGCAAAAAGTCCAACATCCATTAAAATGTTGAAATTTGCTATGAATTTGACAGATGATGGTATGGTTGGTCAGCAAGTTTTTGCAGGCGAAGCAACACGTTTGGCTTACATGACAGATGAAGCAAAAGAAGGAAGAGATGCTTTTTTAGAGAAAAGAAAGCCTAATTTTCCAAAAAAATGGATACCCTAA